From a region of the Helianthus annuus cultivar XRQ/B chromosome 5, HanXRQr2.0-SUNRISE, whole genome shotgun sequence genome:
- the LOC110941515 gene encoding histone H3.3 produces MARTKQTARKSTGGKLPRKQLGPCMACMKRFSKAAKKKPHRYRPGTVALREIRKYQKTTELLIRKSPFQRLVRDISQAFKSDLRFQSHAVLALQEAAEAYLVGLFEDTNLCAIHAKRVTIMLKDIQLALRIRS; encoded by the exons ATGGCTCGTACCAAGCAAACCGCTCGCAAGTCTACTGGTGGAAAACTTCCCAGAAAGCAACTGGGTCCCTGTATGGCCTGCATGAAGAGATTTTCTAAG GCTGCTAAGAAGAAGCCTCATCGTTATCGTCCTGGAACCGTTGCACTTCG CGAAATTCGCAAGTATCAAAAGACAACTGAACTTCTAATCCGTAAGTCGCCATTCCAGAGGCTTGTGCGCGATATTTCTCAGGCTTTCAAG AGTGACTTGAGGTTCCAGAGCCATGCTGTGTTGGCGCTTCAGGAGGCGGCCGAAGCTTACCTAGTGGGTCTGTTTGAGGATACTAACTTGTGTGCCATTCATGCTAAGAGGGTCACAATCATGCTTAAAGACATCCAGTTGGCTCTCCGTATCCGTTCTTAA